Proteins from a genomic interval of Chanodichthys erythropterus isolate Z2021 chromosome 8, ASM2448905v1, whole genome shotgun sequence:
- the cax1 gene encoding cation/H+ exchanger protein 1, translating to MAHTKHTMSTDVESRRRRSTESSEPLWDHDLKGRRCNSQCDRLCVAGAYLEIPDTPSPCTSQYFGHYTPKCLSTHRHSLHSRCTDDVWQEASIRTTIRAENEVEAHKLANNYRFGFRKWKSHVTERPIEDRSDVVKELYSELNYIKHHSGSLVTVGNIVYVLLFGWWISLFYFLVSLLMFCTIAGIPYGKLCLELSGYFLWPFGKALQKSSSLVRKCCMKFPHCEAIPEEVDEVKESLEVKESTPLLHSTPAVNTEIPVTMPPPKQTRYWCRLSTYVWLVLGYPLLAVVHSLAIFLSWMMVFTIPVSKMNARTLSIILLMPPEEVKVRTVKKPQGCETRVLLCCYRAFNWYYYKYTVDGINVFAVNLLPLVIITLVIGYVDKDNYFVSSEVKFATAVSSIIPLSYYIGMGIASISAQSNFAVGAVVNATFGSITEMAFYITALLQGHRAGNKCYAEVVKAALTGTLLGCILFIPGICMIIGGCKHREQRFNSRSAGVSSALLFISVGGVFAPTLFSKAYGNFICEGCNNSPGNATKPFICNNCHYDLSENNRPLFLSHIEPLVYTVSVLLPAAYLIGLIFTLKTHSHIYDIQVSDAHCHVISDHGAVVHWSRTRALVVLILATILMAACADLSTEHIKPIISNSSVSQYFIGVTVLAMVPELPEIVNGIQFALQNNISLSLEVGSCIAVQVCMLQIPLLIMFNAFYDVGFVLIFSDLHLWASIFSVILVNYIFMDGKSDYFQGTALVVVYLILLALYFFAPAPLGC from the exons ATGGCTCACACCAAACACACGATGTCCACTGATGTGGAGAGTCGGAGGCGACGGTCTACTGAGAGTTCAG AGCCCCTCTGGGACCATGACCTTAAAGGTCGCCGCTGTAACTCCCAGTGTGACAGACTGTGTGTAGCTGGAGCATATCTTGAGATCCCAGATACTCCTTCCCCCTGCACCTCCCAGTATTTCGGACACTACACCCCGAAATGCCTCTCTACTCACA GGCATTCACTGCATTCACGATGCACGGATGACGTTTGGCAGGAAGCGAGCATCAGAACCACCATCCGAGCAGAAAACGAGGTGGAGGCACATAAACTTGCCAACAACTACAGG TTTGGTTTCAGGAAATGGAAGAGTCATGTAACTGAGCGGCCCATTGAGGACAGATCTGATGTAGTTAAGGAGCTTTATTCTGAGCTCAACTATATCAAACATCATTcag GATCACTGGTCACTGTTGGAAATATAGTATATGTATTGCTCTTTGGTTGGTGGATCTCTTTATTTTACTTCTTGGTTAGTCTGCTGATGTTTTGTACCATTGCTGGGATCCCATATG GAAAACTCTGTTTGGAGCTGTCAGGTTATTTTTTATGGCCATTTGGGAAGGCATTGCAGAAA AGCAGCAGCCTGGTTAGAAAATGTTGTATGAAATTCCCACACTGTGAGGCCATtccagaagaggtggatgaagTAAAGGAGTCTTTGGAGGTGAAAGAATCTACACCCCTGTTGCACTCCACTCCTGCTGTTAACACAGAAATCCCTGTGACTATGCCGCCCCCCAAGCAGACGCGTTATTGG TGTCGGTTGAGTACGTATGTCTGGCTGGTTCTGGGATACCCCCTGCTGGCTGTGGTTCACTCCCTGGCCATCTTCCTGTCCTGGATGATGGTGTTCACCATCCCTGTGTCAAAGATGAATGCTAGGACCTTGAGCATCATCCTGCTCATGCCACCGGAAGAGGTCAAAGTTCGGACTGTGAAAAAG CCACAAGGTTGTGAGACCAGAGTTCTGCTTTGCTGTTACCGTGCATTCAACTGGTACTATTACAAATACACCGTGGATGGGATCAATGTGTTTGCTGTCA ACCTCTTGCCGCTGGTTATCATCACTCTGGTGATCGGCTATGTGGACAAAGATAATTATTTTGTGAGTTCAGAGGTAAAGTTTGCCACAGCAGTGAGCTCCATTATCCCATTGTCTTACTACATTGGGATGGGAATAGCAAG TATTTCCGCCCAGAGTAACTTTGCAGTGGGAGCGGTAGTAAACGCCACGTTCGGCTCGATTACGGAGATGGCCTTCTACATCACAGCTTTGCTGCAGGGTCACCGCGCAGGAAACAAATGCTATGCAGAGGTCGTCAAAGCTGCTCTCACCGGCACCCTGCTGGGCTGCATCCTCTTCATACCT GGGATCTGTATGATCATCGGGGGCTGTAAGCACCGAGAGCAGAGGTTCAACAGCAGGTCGGCAGGGGTCAGCTCAGCCCTGCTCTTCATATCTGTAGGAG GTGTTTTCGCACCTACGCTGTTTTCAAAAGCTTATGGAAACTTTATATGTGAGGGCTGTAACAACTCACCTGGTAACGCCACAAAGCCCTTCATATGTAACAATTGCCACTATGACCTG AGCGAAAACAACCGACCTCTTTTTTTGAGTCATATTGA GCCTTTGGTGTACACTGTCTCTGTCCTGCTACCTGCTGCGTATCTCATTGGTCTGATCTTCACTCTTAAGACTCATTCGCATATTTATGATATCCAAGTCAGTGACGCCCACTGTCATg ttatTAGTGACCATGGTGCAGTGGTTCACTGGTCTAGAACGAGAGCTCTAGTGGTGCTCATTTTGGCTACGATATTGATGGCAGCTTGCGCTGATCTCAGCACTGAGCACATCAAACCGATCATCTCGAATTCCAGTGTCTCACAG TATTTTATTGGAGTTACTGTATTGGCCATGGTTCCCGAGCTTCCTGAGATAGTCAATGGGATCCAGTTTGCTCTTCAAAACAACATCAGTCTCAG CCTGGAAGTGGGGAGCTGTATTGCAGTTCAGGTCTGCATGCTGCAGATACCGCTACTGATCATGTTCAATGCTTTTTAT GATGTTGGATTCGTTCTCATTTTCAGTGATTTACACCTCTGGGCGAGCATCTTTAGTGTTATCCTGGTCAACTACATATTTATGGATGGAAAGTCGGACTACTTCCAGG GAACCGCTCTGGTGGTCGTGTACCTCATTCTCCTGGCTTTGTACTTTTTTGCACCTGCTCCTCTTGGATGTTGA
- the klhdc10 gene encoding kelch domain-containing protein 10, with the protein MSAAEGAHSPDRLNQFERLSGRPPLRAAGHRAPPARSGHRCVADNTNLYVFGGYNPDYDESGGSENEDYPLFRELWRFHFATGTWQQIRTEGFMPTELASMSAVLHGNNLLVFGGTGIPFGENNGNDVHVCNVKYKRWSLLNCRGKKPNRIYGQAMAIINGFLYVFGGTTGYIYSTDLHRLDLTTREWIHLKPNNPPDDLPEERYRHEIAHDGQRIYILGGGTSWTSYPLDKIHAYNLETNSWEEITTKPHERIGYPAPRRCHSCVQIKNDVFICGGYNGEVILDDLWKINLQTFKWNKLPAVMPEPAYFHCAAVTPAGCMYIHGGVVNIHENKRTGSLFKIWLVVPSLLELCWERLLKSFPHLAQLTPIQLLNLGLTQELIERLK; encoded by the exons ATGTCTGCCGCAGAAGGAGCACACAGCCCGGACAGACTCAATCAGTTTGAGCGGCTGTCTGGAAGGCCTCCGCTAAGAGCCGCAG GTCACAGAGCCCCTCCGGCCCGGAGCGGCCATCGCTGTGTGGCAGACAACACCAACCTCTATGTGTTCGGAGGGTACAACCCCGACTACGACGAATCAGGCGGCTCAGAGAACGAAGACTACCCACTGTTCAGGGAGCTGTGGAGGTTCCACTTCGCCACAGGGACATGGCAACAGATCCGCACGGAAGGTTTCATGCCCACCGAACTGGCTTCAATGTCAG CTGTTTTGCACGGAAACAACCTGCTTGTGTTCGGTGGGACTGGAATCCCATTTGGGGAAAACAACGGAAATGATGTCCATGTATGCAATGTTAAATACAAACGTTGGTCCCTCCTCAACTGCAGGGGAAAGAAACCCAATCGAATATATGGACAG gCGATGGCCATAATCAATGGCTTCCTATATGTATTTGGAGGTACGACAGGCTACATCTACAGTACAGATCTTCACAGGCTAGATCTGACAACACGTGAATGGATTCACCTGAAACCCAACAACCCTCCGGACGACCTTCCTGAGGAGCG ATATAGGCATGAGATAGCTCATGATGGACAGAGGATATATATTCTGGGAGGTGGAACTTCCTGGACTTCCTACCCATTAGACAAG ATACACGCATATAACCTTGAAACAAATTCCTGGGAGGAAATCACAACTAAGCCTCATGAAAGAATAG GATACCCAGCCCCACGGAGATGTCATAGTTGTGTGCAGATTAAAAATG ATGTATTTATATGTGGAGGTTACAATGGTGAAGTAATACTGGACGACCTGTGGAAAATCAACCTGCAGACGTTCAAGTGGAATAAACTACCTGCAGTGATGCCTGAACCTGCGTACTTCCACTGTGCTGCTGTTACCCcg GCCGGTTGCATGTACATCCATGGTGGCGTGGTGAACATCCATGAGAATAAGCGGACTGGTTCCTTGTTTAAGATCTGGCTGGTGGTGCCCAGTCTGCTGGAGCTGTGCTGGGAACGTCTGCTCAAATCCTTCCCTCACCTGGCCCAACTCACCCCGATACAGCTGCTAAACTTGGGCCTCACCCAGGAACTCATTGAACGCTTAAAATAA